One stretch of Paraburkholderia fungorum DNA includes these proteins:
- the fliP gene encoding flagellar type III secretion system pore protein FliP (The bacterial flagellar biogenesis protein FliP forms a type III secretion system (T3SS)-type pore required for flagellar assembly.): MQFSFQSARAMRNHGVTGGSQAASTVMAVLRRVAPLLLIVMPALLLVLPTLSFAQTAGLPAFNTSPGPNGGTTYSLSVQTMLLLTMLSFLPAMVLMMTSFTRIIIVLSLLRQALGTTTTPPNQVLVGLALFLTLFVMSPVLDKAYNDGYKPFSDGTISMDQAVSRGVAPFKTFMLRQTRESDLALFARISHAAPMQGPEDVPLSLLVPSFVTSELKTGFTIGFTIFIPFLIIDMVVASVLMSMGMMMVSPSTISLPFKLMLFVLVDGWQLLLGSLAQSFV, from the coding sequence GTCATGGCCGTGTTGCGCCGCGTCGCCCCGCTTCTGCTGATTGTGATGCCGGCGCTGCTGCTGGTGTTGCCGACGCTGTCGTTCGCACAAACCGCCGGTTTGCCGGCGTTCAACACGAGTCCCGGCCCGAACGGCGGCACGACCTATTCGCTGAGCGTGCAGACGATGCTGCTGCTCACGATGCTGTCGTTCCTGCCCGCGATGGTGCTGATGATGACGAGTTTCACGCGCATCATCATCGTGCTGTCGCTGCTGCGCCAGGCGCTCGGCACGACCACCACGCCGCCTAACCAGGTGCTGGTCGGTCTTGCGCTGTTCCTCACGCTGTTCGTGATGTCGCCGGTGCTCGACAAGGCCTACAACGACGGCTACAAGCCGTTCTCCGACGGCACGATTTCGATGGATCAGGCGGTCTCGCGTGGCGTTGCGCCGTTCAAGACCTTCATGCTGCGTCAGACCCGCGAAAGCGATCTCGCGCTGTTTGCCCGCATCTCGCACGCCGCGCCGATGCAGGGCCCGGAAGACGTGCCGCTGTCGCTGCTGGTGCCGTCTTTCGTGACCAGCGAGCTGAAAACCGGCTTCACGATCGGCTTCACGATCTTCATCCCGTTTCTCATCATCGACATGGTGGTGGCGAGCGTGCTGATGTCGATGGGGATGATGATGGTGTCGCCCTCCACCATCTCGCTGCCGTTCAAACTGATGCTGTTCGTGCTGGTCGACGGCTGGCAGTTGCTGCTCGGCTCGCTCGCGCAGAGCTTCGTTTAA
- the fliQ gene encoding flagellar biosynthesis protein FliQ, translated as MTPESVMTLAHQAMYVGLVLAAPLLLVALVVGLVVSLFQAATQINESTLSFIPKLLAIAVTMVIAGPWMLTTMLDYLRHTLTSIPTLVN; from the coding sequence ATGACACCCGAATCAGTCATGACGCTGGCCCACCAGGCGATGTACGTCGGCCTGGTGCTGGCAGCTCCGCTCCTGCTGGTCGCGCTGGTGGTCGGCCTCGTGGTGAGCCTGTTCCAGGCCGCCACGCAGATCAACGAATCCACGCTGTCGTTCATTCCGAAGCTGCTGGCGATCGCTGTCACGATGGTGATCGCCGGTCCGTGGATGTTGACGACCATGCTCGACTACCTGCGTCACACGCTCACCAGCATTCCGACGCTCGTCAACTGA
- the fliR gene encoding flagellar biosynthetic protein FliR, with protein sequence MFTVTYAQLNAWLTAFLWPFARIAALIGTAPILSNVSMPMRVKVGLAAFTTLIVAPTIGALPQVTVFSADGVWILVNQFLIGIALGVTMQITFQAIDASGYFIGLGMGLGFATFFDQQSTGSGVVISRYMTTIAMLVFLAVDGHLQMLAALVATFQSVPVSANLLAPHGWQTLANWGGSIFSSGLLLALPVVVALLIANLALGILNRAAPQIGVFQIGFPLTMLVGLLLVQLMLPNMIPYFVHLFDMGIDEMGRVAAGLK encoded by the coding sequence ATGTTCACGGTCACCTACGCTCAACTGAACGCCTGGCTGACCGCCTTCCTGTGGCCGTTCGCGCGCATTGCGGCGCTGATCGGCACCGCGCCGATCCTCAGCAACGTCTCGATGCCGATGCGCGTGAAGGTCGGCCTCGCCGCCTTCACCACGCTGATCGTCGCGCCGACCATCGGCGCATTGCCGCAGGTGACGGTGTTTTCCGCGGACGGCGTGTGGATTCTCGTCAACCAGTTCCTGATCGGCATTGCACTCGGCGTGACGATGCAGATAACGTTTCAGGCGATCGACGCGAGCGGCTACTTCATCGGCCTCGGCATGGGGCTGGGTTTTGCGACCTTCTTCGATCAGCAGTCGACCGGTTCGGGCGTGGTGATCTCGCGCTACATGACGACAATCGCGATGCTGGTATTTCTCGCCGTCGACGGTCATTTGCAGATGCTGGCCGCGCTGGTCGCCACGTTCCAGTCGGTGCCGGTGTCGGCCAATCTGCTTGCGCCGCACGGCTGGCAGACGCTCGCCAACTGGGGCGGCTCGATCTTCTCGTCGGGCTTGCTGCTGGCGCTGCCGGTGGTCGTCGCGCTGCTGATCGCCAACCTCGCGCTCGGCATCCTGAACCGCGCCGCGCCGCAGATCGGCGTATTCCAGATCGGCTTTCCGCTGACCATGCTGGTCGGTCTGCTGCTCGTGCAACTGATGCTGCCGAACATGATCCCGTACTTCGTTCATCTGTTCGACATGGGTATCGACGAGATGGGCCGGGTCGCGGCGGGGTTGAAATAG